CCCACAAAACGACAACGCAAACAAAAACCTCCAATTTAACTGTAAATATTACAGAAATTGGAGGTTTTTATATCGTTTTTACGAAGAAGTATTTTTTATTTCACCTTTATTCTAAGCCAAATTAAAAGAAATTTTAATCCCTTCAATAATCATACTTGTACCAATAATAGCAATGATTAATCCCATTATTTTACCGATTACAGAAATAACATTATTCCCTATTTTCCGAACAATATAATCGCTTAAACCAAAAGTAATATAGGTTAACAAGCACATAATCCCAAAAATTAGTATCACCAAACTAATGTGAATATAACTAGCATCAGACACAAAATTCATGGCAGTTACAATGGTTCCTGGTCCTGCTAAAATAGGAATCGCTAAAGGCGAAACCGCAATGTTTTCATCAATGTCTATACTTTTTAAATGCTTTATATTCGATTTCTTTGATTGTAACATTTCGAAACCAACAAAAAAGATTAAAATACCACCTGTAATCTTAAAGGCAGGAATCGTTATTCCAAATAACTCGAAAATAAACTTACCTAAAATAACAAAAACAGTAACAATAATAAAAGCAATTATAACTGCTCGTTTATTTATTCTTTGCTTAGTTTCTTTACTTGCTCCGTCTAATAAAGTTAAAAAAATTGGTAAATTAGAAACCGGATTCATAATGGCTAAAAAACCAGTAAATACGGTAATTGAATAGGTTAAAAGATTATCCATTTATTTTTTTTCTGTGTTTTTATAAATCCATTCTGCGATAAAGCAAAACCCTATAATTGAAATAGAAATAAGCACGCCCAATAGGTTTGTTTCGTACTGTTGGTGTATTAAAATAACGGTAGCAACCATGCATAAAATAAAACCCATTAACGGAATTACTTTATTGCTTCCTGTGTTTTTAGACAATTTATAACCAACAAAATTTACAATACCAAAAATAAGTAAAAACCCAACACTACCTGCTGTAGAGATGCTTTCTAAATCGAGAATATTTACAAGAATTAAAGTAGCAATGGCGGTTACCATTAACCCTATAGGTTGGTTCCATAATTTTGCTAAAAAATGATGATCGAGTTCGTCATCTTCTGCAATTTCATAATTTACACGACCAGCACCTAACAAAGAAGCATTGATTGCCGAAAAGGTAGAAATTAAAGCAGCCACTGTAATTATAGAAAAACCAATTTGTCCTAACATTGGTTTTGCGGCTTCTGCCAAAACATAATCTTCTGCCGTAGCAATTTTTGAAAAAGGAAGTGACCCCACCGTAACAATGGCAATAATAATGTACAAAATAATGACAAAAATAACCGAGATGTAATAAGCTCTAGAAATATTTTTTTCTGGATTGATAATATCTGGCGCTGCATTTGCAATTAACTCAAAGCCTTCATACGCTACAAAAATAACCATTCCGCCTGCAAATAATTTAATAGGAGCTTCCCAATTAGTCACTGCCAATTGTGTCAGTTCTGGATTCCCTATTAACCCGTAACCTCCAATAAAAATAAAGGCAATTAAAATGATCAGTTTAATAACAACAGCATAAGCTTCTATTTTACCCACCACAGCAACACTATAATAATTAATTACGGTTGCCAAAAGAATGATGCTACTCGCATAAATATGAAAGTCGATGGTTTTATGATGTGTAATTTCTAATAAATTAGGCGCATAAGAACCAAATGCAGAAGCATAAAGAGAAAGCATTATAATATAACTTACCCATAAAAGATTACTAATTGCACCACTAAACACCGTTTTACCAAATCCTTGGTTGATAAACTTTACCGTTCCTCCCCTATTTGGGTACGCTATTGAGAGTTTTACGTAACTATAAGAAGTTATTAAAGCCAAAATTCCTGCCAATAAAAAAGCAATAGGTGTTCCTCCTTTTGCGAGTGATACCGCAAGACCAAGAACTGCAAAAATTCCACCACCTACCATTCCGCCTACGCCAATGGATATTGCTTCTTTTAATCCTATTTTTTTGTTCATTTATGGTGATTTAAAGTATAAAGGTAAATTTTATAAAAGGATTCAGTATCAAATTTCCTTATAAAAATAAAAGCTCAAAAACAAGGTAATTGTGTTTTGAGCCTTTACAATGTATTTGTATAGAATAGCACTTATACGTACTCTTCTTTAACATCTAGAGTGTTGTTTATTTTGACAAAAGGCTATCAATTCGAGTGAATTTTACAATTGCAATGCGTAAAATTTGTATCGAGAATACCTATTTAAGTTATGAAATTGTTCTCGATATAATTTTTCGTACCTCAAAATCACTCGAACTGACATTTTAAATTTACAAAAAGTCCAAATGCGCCATTGGTTTTGTTATTGAATTTCTTCAATTTCGAAACCTGCACTTTTTACAGCTTCTACTACGCTGTTTTTATCTTCATCGTCTAAGGTTACTTCTAAAATTTTATCATCGTGCTCTAAATCTACTTTCCATAAATCTATATTGTCTAAATTGTTTAGCACAGGCGTTACAGATTTAATGCAACTTCCACAATGGATATTTGTTTTGTATTTTACGATTGTCATCTTTTTTTATTTTTAATTAATATTTTTATTTTTTAATCTTAAACTGTTAGAGAGTACAGATATAGAACTCATAGACATTGCTGCCCCAGCAATCATTGGGTTTAATAAAAATCCGTTGATGGGAAACAATACTCCTGCCGCAATAGGAATGACAATAAGGTTGTAAATAAATGCCCAGAATAAATTCTGTTTAATGGTTTTCATCGTTGCTTTAGACAATTGAATGGCTTTAGAAATCTGTTTTAAATCGGAATGCATTAACGTGATTCCTGCACTTTCCATCGCAATATCTGTTCCGCTTCCCATAGCAATACCAACATCTGCTTGTGCCAAAGCATGCGAGTCATTGATGCCGTCTCCTGCCATCGCAACCACTTTTCCTTGTGCTTGTAGTTCTTTCACAAAAGCACCTTTGTCTGCAGGCATTACATTTGCTTGGTAGTTTTTTATCCCAACTTTGTTGGCTATTGCTTTTGCAGTTTGCTCATTATCGCCAGTTAACATATGTATTTCTATGCCCATTTGTTGTAGTTTCTCAATGGCAGCAAGCGTTGTTTCTTTTACTTTATCGGCCACTGCAATAAGACCAACTACCCTATTTTTATGCGCTACATACACCACTGTTTTTGCTTCTGATTTTAAGCTATTTGCTTTGACACTCAATTCGGTAGGAATTGTAATTTCCTTTTGAATCATTAAACTTTCATTCCCTATTCTATACAATTCGTTTTTAAAGGTTCCTTCTGCTCCTAAACCAGTAATACTTGTAAAAGAATCGATGGGAACATTTTCTGTATCTATCATTTTTAAATGTGCTACAATTGCTTCTGCAATAGGATGCTCTGATTCTGATTCTATAGCAAACACCACTTTCTCTAACTCGGTAGAAACTGTATTTTTATCCCAAATTAAATCGGTTACTTTTGGTTTTCCTTCGGTGATGGTTCCTGTTTTGTCTAATATTAAAGTATCAATCTTATAAGCAGTTTCTAATGCTTGCGCGTCTTTTATTAAAATTCCTTGTTGTGCTCCTTTACCAATCCCCACCATTAAAGCGGTTGGAGTTGCCAAACCTAACGCACACGGACAAGCAATAATTAAAACAGTAATTGGCGTTAATAAAGCATAAGTTATAGAAGGATCTGGCCCTAATAAATACCATAAAACAGAAGTTACAACGGCTAAACCAATTACAATAGGCACAAATATACCTGCAATTTTATCTGCCAATTTCTGAATAGCAGGCTTGCTAGATTGTGCTTCTTCTACCAATTTAATAATTTGAGATAGTAAGGTTTCATCGCCAATTTTAGTAGCAATAATTCTTAAAGATCCTTTCTGATTGATAGTACCTGCAAAAACGTTACTTCCCTTCATTTTTTCTACCGGAATCGGTTCTCCAGAAATCATACTTTCATCTATAAAAGAAGTTCCTTTTTTTACTTTTCCGTCTACAGGTATTTTATCTCCTGGTTTTAAAATGATCAATTCACCTTTTAGAATTTCATCATAAGAGATTACTTTTTCTTCACCATTTCTAATTGCCGTTACTTTTTTAGGTTTTAAACCCA
The nucleotide sequence above comes from Polaribacter butkevichii. Encoded proteins:
- a CDS encoding MarC family protein, with the protein product MDNLLTYSITVFTGFLAIMNPVSNLPIFLTLLDGASKETKQRINKRAVIIAFIIVTVFVILGKFIFELFGITIPAFKITGGILIFFVGFEMLQSKKSNIKHLKSIDIDENIAVSPLAIPILAGPGTIVTAMNFVSDASYIHISLVILIFGIMCLLTYITFGLSDYIVRKIGNNVISVIGKIMGLIIAIIGTSMIIEGIKISFNLA
- a CDS encoding APC family permease; translated protein: MNKKIGLKEAISIGVGGMVGGGIFAVLGLAVSLAKGGTPIAFLLAGILALITSYSYVKLSIAYPNRGGTVKFINQGFGKTVFSGAISNLLWVSYIIMLSLYASAFGSYAPNLLEITHHKTIDFHIYASSIILLATVINYYSVAVVGKIEAYAVVIKLIILIAFIFIGGYGLIGNPELTQLAVTNWEAPIKLFAGGMVIFVAYEGFELIANAAPDIINPEKNISRAYYISVIFVIILYIIIAIVTVGSLPFSKIATAEDYVLAEAAKPMLGQIGFSIITVAALISTFSAINASLLGAGRVNYEIAEDDELDHHFLAKLWNQPIGLMVTAIATLILVNILDLESISTAGSVGFLLIFGIVNFVGYKLSKNTGSNKVIPLMGFILCMVATVILIHQQYETNLLGVLISISIIGFCFIAEWIYKNTEKK
- a CDS encoding heavy-metal-associated domain-containing protein encodes the protein MTIVKYKTNIHCGSCIKSVTPVLNNLDNIDLWKVDLEHDDKILEVTLDDEDKNSVVEAVKSAGFEIEEIQ
- a CDS encoding heavy metal translocating P-type ATPase; translated protein: MKEEYKVAGMTCASCAISIETYLKPQKGILEVAVNYPNQSVTISYDENIIPLETIGNKVKEIGFKLILGTKEDTKKEFEALEEKRLATLKKKLIFAAIFSVPIFIMSMFLMGKIPYENWIMMALALPVLFYSGAEFYTIAWKRLKSFSTNMDTLVALSTGIAFLFSVFNTVNPQYFLSKGLVPHVYFESAVIIITLILLGRFFEEKAKSKTSSAIKKLMGLKPKKVTAIRNGEEKVISYDEILKGELIILKPGDKIPVDGKVKKGTSFIDESMISGEPIPVEKMKGSNVFAGTINQKGSLRIIATKIGDETLLSQIIKLVEEAQSSKPAIQKLADKIAGIFVPIVIGLAVVTSVLWYLLGPDPSITYALLTPITVLIIACPCALGLATPTALMVGIGKGAQQGILIKDAQALETAYKIDTLILDKTGTITEGKPKVTDLIWDKNTVSTELEKVVFAIESESEHPIAEAIVAHLKMIDTENVPIDSFTSITGLGAEGTFKNELYRIGNESLMIQKEITIPTELSVKANSLKSEAKTVVYVAHKNRVVGLIAVADKVKETTLAAIEKLQQMGIEIHMLTGDNEQTAKAIANKVGIKNYQANVMPADKGAFVKELQAQGKVVAMAGDGINDSHALAQADVGIAMGSGTDIAMESAGITLMHSDLKQISKAIQLSKATMKTIKQNLFWAFIYNLIVIPIAAGVLFPINGFLLNPMIAGAAMSMSSISVLSNSLRLKNKNIN